The segment CATGAAGTCTTGGCCCTTCTCAACCGCAAACATCCAGTCGCTTGGTGAGCGACCGTCAGCAGTCAAGATTTTTGCAAGTGTTACAGGGCTTTCAATGGTTATTTCTTTGGCCATCTCATATTCTTGCCAAGTTTGACGGGCTGTCTCTCCATAAGTGTCGGCCCAATACCGATTACCTTCAGGCCCCATAACCAAATCATTGAATCGGAAACCCGAATACTGATCCGTCTTGGGCATTTTCTCTGTAAAATGGCCTACAAAATCTACACTAAATGCTGTATCAGTCTGTCTTGTGGTGCATAATGATGTATTAAGTTCATACAGAATCGGCAAATCCGCGGGTATAGGTTCATAGACAGTTATCTCTCGGTTGTATTCGCCTTCAACGTAGTGATCGTATGGATAACCCCAGTAGGTATAACCATAGTAGGTTTCCCAAGTGCCACCATTCGTTTCATTGTACACATAGAAAAGCTGTCTTTCTACCCAGCGGCTTTCATTAACTACTTCCCAAGTCTGGGTGTCTTCGTCCCATGTTTCATTGAGCCAAGTCACATTAACCTGGTCAAACGTGCCAATATCAACCCACTTACGCTTCTTGTACTCGCCATAAACATCGTCGACATACGTCACCTCAAGACTCTCATTCCAGACGTAGGTTCCCAATGATTCGTCATATGTCCAGCCGCCATAATCGGTAATGACCTCTCGATGCCAACCAGTAGCATTAACCCAGGTATCAATACTGCTGGGCATTCTGAAACCAAGCTGAACATAGCTTGGGGTATCGCCAGTAATGTTGAAACGCATGATGAAATCTGTCTCTCGGCTTACAGAGTACAGCGAATCGCCTTCTAGGTCGACCTTTTCTAAGGTATAAGAACCACCTTTAGACCAGCTCCAGGCTTCAGAAGCAGGCATACCTACAGCAATGCCGCGGAATTCATATCCAGAGGCATATCCATAGGAGCCGATACTGTTATAGTCGGTATCCATGACATTCATGTGGAGTTCGTAGAGTCCCAATGGGGCATCAGAAGTGAACTTCACAGCGAAATTGGCGTAGTATGCACTTGTGTCGCTGTGATTGGAGCAGTCATCAACAACTAAATCAATGAATGAGGGTAACATTCCTCCGTCTTCTTCACTCTGGTTATACTGGCTGCTGTATGCAGACCAAGGATCTCCCCAACCTTCAGCACGGAAAGTCATGCCAAAATCGGCTGAGAAATTCCAATCTGGTGTCATATACCAGCCATTAATCCTCACTTCGCTGAGATTTTGTCCCTCTGTGAATATATTTTTGGGAATTTTTGCCTGGAAGGTTAGAACCTCTCCCACCTCAGCATAGCTGTCCTCAGTAACTTCGCTTCCGTTTTCGTGGAAAACCTTGAATTCCGGACTTGGTCCGAAAAGCCAATTCTGATTTTCCCATGTCCATTCGTCGCTTGTGCTATTCTTGTCGCTATCCCAGTGGACATAAGTACCATTGTTAGGCTGTTCTGGATAACTCTCATTCTTCCCAGGATCATCCTGAGAGAATGTATAGGTTACCGGAGAATCAGGTTGACCAGATGGAATTCTAGTCATACTTGAACCAGCATAAGCAAATGATACCATGAACAAGAGAATAGCAATCGTAGAAAGTAGCATATGTCGTCTATTCTTGTGTAGCATGTTAATCTAGATCCCCTACGCTTTCCCATGAACATTCAATCTGTGTAAGCTTGCGTACGTTCAAGCATAAGGCAACAAAAGCCTAGATTGACGCATGGCGTAGCGCGGCATTGTTCATACTGTATTGAATTTCCTATTCATATAATATAAAACAAGCTTGCATAAATGCCGAAGAAAAGCAAGCATCTGTCAACCGCGTCTGCCAAAATCTGAGCTAAACCCCCTCTGATTGAGTGAGGGGGTTCTCTAGTAGTCTAAGGTGGAGAGTTACATCCACACCAATTCATAAAGTCCTAGCCATCATTACCACAATAGGTGTTACGTATGCTTCGATTACAGAAGCTAGAAGCAAGAAGAATACAATCAAAACATAGCTGCGCCATGTTCTCATATCTCCCAACAATTCACGTGTCTTAGAAGGAAACTCTTCCCAGTTCTCCTGCATAACTAGCGGGGACAAATTCCGAGCAATACGAATAGATATTGCTGCAGCAAGCAAGAAGGCAGGAATTTCTATTATTGCATGAGGGAGGATGCTGGCGAGGAATATGATTAGACCACCATTTGGAGCATTCAGATAGATGGCACTGAGACCACCTAGAATGAGAGCTGTTGATAGCACCTCAGATATGGCTAGAGACATCAAGCTGAATCGTATGTAGTTCAGTAGCGGATCACCAGGGTTCTTCGTCGCAACCATGTAGCCAGCTGTGAGTATGAGGGGGAGGACAATGAGTGCAATGAGTACGAACTGATCATCATAAACGAAGTACTCCATTGCAATCAGGGTAGCAGTTAGTGGAACCCACCACACCGAACCTTCAGAACCATAGAAACCTCGGACCAAGAAGGCAAGCAAGTATATGGCCAATAGAACAGCATAGATGATTGCTGCTCTCAGGCCGAGCTGTGCTGCAAAACCCCATGGCCAAGAATTTGGCTGGAATAATCCCAGAGAAGCATCTCTGAAGGTCCAGAGGTATGCCAGCCCCGCAGCAGCAAAGATACCAACTATGCTTGCAATACCAATCTTCCGTTGCTCGGATTCTTTCTGAAGGGCAACGAGCCATAGTATGGCGGACCAGAATACTGGACCAACTAGCAGCATGAGCAATGTCCGAATCACATTGTGTTCTGCAATTATTGGAAATATGCTGCCGCTACTACTTAAGACGAATGCTTCTAGAACCGCTTCTAGTCCATCAGCGGCACCAATTTCGTTGAAGAGGGTAATGATGTAGCCTTCAAGCAATCCTGGATCCATTATAGCACCAATGAAATACACTCCAATTAAGGAAGCAAAAACACCACCAAAGAACATCAGGACGGTATCTGTCACGTCCTTCTGATGGACACTCAGCAGAGGCCCGGTCTTCTCACCTTTGGAAACCTGCCACTTCTCGCGAAATTCGAAGAAGTATAAAATGAAAAGTACGGTTGCAATGTAGATGGGAACAAAAACAATGAATTGGTATGCAACCCGCAGGAGATAGTCAGCTTGTATCGGGGGAGATATTATTGGGCGTAATCGAAAGAATACGTGTGAAGCCACCCTTGCAGGAGTGGGGCCCACAAGCAGCAAGTAGTCCATTCCAGGTAACAAGAACCACACAGCAAATGCTACAGTAAGAGCAGAGAAGAAGGCAAAACCTTCCTTGCCATATCCGGTACGACGTAATATGTAACGCCCCAAAACGCCAAGGAGAATCATGCTAGCAAATGGAATAAGCAGCATCATCAAGGTCCAAATTATTGGAGCGATTAGTACACCGTTATTCGGTGCATTGTTCAGCAGAGTCACTACAACACTATCAACCATCCTAGGAAGGAGAGCGAATACACCCATCTGAGTAAATGAGAAATGAAGACAGACCATCATGACAGCGCCAACAAATGCACCTGTCACCAATCCGCCACTGGCAACAGCAGATATCACATTCTTTACAGCATCACTCCAATCAAATGCCTGTGCCTTCTCTCTGAAACGCCGTATCGAATCAAAAATCCGTTTGTAAAGAAGAACAGAGAAGTCCTCTGCCAACGGGAATATCAAAATAACAAACACAATGGGAGGGAAGGCAAAAGCCAATCCAATTGCATAATATCCAACCAGAGAGCCCAATGTACCAGTCTGAATGCCGCGGATAACATCAAGCCCAATAGTGAATAAAGACCATAGCAGATTAAGTCGGAAGAACCATCCAAGCACCCCTTGCATCATCTCGTCACCTAGATTGCGGTCGCCAAGCCTCAGACCAGCGCCCTTGGCAATTCGATTGGAACCGGGGTATCCGAATCTGTAAATCCATGTCAGGAAAATAAGAACACCTTGTACATAGGGACCAATACCGCCACTCATGTACACAGGAATAGAGGGAAGTATGGTAACAAGACCAATAATGAGATAGTCTTTCCATGATTCCCGCCAAGCTCTTTCCTGGACCTCAGGATCAAGAGGCTGAGGCTCGACACCTTCAAAATGAATATGATCTAGTCTATCACCAAGGCCGGAGTACTCATCTGTTTCGGGTTCTTTTCCTGTCAGCCGTTTGATGAGATTACTGAATTTTCGCTTCAGAGGGTCCTGTAATGCTAGCTTAGCAATTAGTACAAGCTGACCAAAAATGACAGCAACAAATGAAACCATAATCCACGTCAAGAAATCCTGCAATGCATAGGTAAAATGGAATACGAAGTCAGTGATCAGTATCCAGTACAAATCTCCAGGATTTACCGCGGGAGTGAAATAGGAAGGAAGCCCTGAGGTGCCCGCAAGCCAGATGTTTAACAGAAAGAATGTGAACACCTTGACTGCCATCATTATGACAAAAGCTTCAATCAATCGATTTCGTCGTTCTCTGAAAAACACCAGATAGAAGAGGGCAACGATGAGCGCAGGAATGAATTCAATTAGTATTGTTAGCGGCGTGATGCTTACCATTGACAAACGGCTCCATTGACTACTAGGACGTGTCTTTAGTGATATCCTAGTGATAAAGGTTAGTTGCATTGACTCAAAGATACTCAGAGGGGTAGTACTGTTTTAAACCAACAACCGTACCACAAGGCTTTAGAATGTCGTTAATTATTGTTAACTCAAATCAATTGGTGAATCAGATGGAAATTAGCCAAAAACTAACAGATGCGCTTAATGATCAAATCAACTACGAGTTGTACAGTGGCTACATCTACCTAAGCATGGCCACATATATGGAAGAGCAGAACCTGAACGGTATGGCCAACTGGCTAAAGGTTCAAGCTGAAGAAGAATATGAACACGCAATGAAGTTCTGGAACCATGTAGCTGACCGAGGCGGCAGAGTCACACTTGCAGCCATCGAAGAACCAAAGACAGAGTGGGAATCTCCCCTTGAAGTCTTTCAAGATGCATATGAACACGAAATGAAAGTGACAAAGCGAATTTTTGACATCGGAGAACTGGCTGATGAGTTAGGTGACCGAAGCGTTGAGCCTCTCTTGGCTTGGTTCTACGATGAGCAGGTAGAAGAAGAAGAACAAACCGCTAGAATCAGAGATTTTCTCGCGATGATTGGTGATTCTAAAAACGCACTATTCATGCTCGACCAGAAACTCGGAGCTAGAGAAGACTAGAAATCTTTGGAAACCGCTCTGTATATTATATCACGGTGCCTTCTTGGCACCCTCCAACTTTTTTTTGGCATGAATTAGCAACAATGAAAAGGACCCATTTTAGCATATAGCAAGTCTGAAGTCCAGTTTGTATAAAGGTGGAGATACTCAGATGAAAGTCCCAAAAGGTCTTTTACTTTCAGATTTCGCCAGAGCGAAAAACGGAATCACTCAATTCATCAGTGAATACATCAAGGAAGCGAGATTGGATGGTGCTGTACTTGGTTTGTCAGGTGGCATCGATTCAGCCCTGACAGCAGCTTTAGCTTGTGAAGCATTAGGTCCTACCTTCGTGCATGCAGTAATGATGCCAGTAGATGCAGAGAAGGATCAAGACAACATCAGTGATGCGAAGGCAGTTGCAAGCGACATTGGTTTGAAGCCCCGCCTTTTCGAGATTGGACCTGCTGTCGAGTTCTTCAAATCCAAAATGTCTCTAGACAGGCTTGCCAGAGCCAATTTGACGGCAAGATTGCGGATGGTAGCGCTTTATGCAGAAGCAAATCAGAAGAACCTACTCGTCTTAGGAACAGGAAACAAATCTGAAATCATGGCGGGTTACTTCACGAAGTACGGTGACGGGGGAGCAGATATTCTCCCTATAGGTGATTTGTACAAAACAAACGTATTCAATCTTACAGAATTCTTGGATCTCCCTGAATTCCTTCTTACCAAACCCCCATCTGCGGGTTTATGGCCTGAGCAAACAGACGAAGACGAACTTGGTGTCACATTCGATGTTTTGGACACTGTGCTATACATGCTATATGAGCAGTACAAAGACGAACAGGAAATCATTTCATATGGAGTTTCTGAAGAAGACCTAAATCGGGTCAAGCAACTAGTACGCCAATCAGAACACAAAAGAGCAAGTGTACCAGTCAAAAGCATCAAAAGAGGCAAATAGTGGTACAGCTATTTGTTGAACAGCGAGCAGCTGGAAGGTCAAATCAATGCTACCAAAGGAAATTGTCAGAAACGTAAGAGAAGCCGTTTCCGGCTTTAGCGCGAAGGATTTTGTTACTGGAATTTCACAATTTCATAGAATTCAGGCAAGCCCTGGTTTCCATGAGGCTGTTGAATATCTAACGAAGCAGATAAACCGTATTTCTGATGCCAAAATCGAGGTCTATGAATATCCCGCGAATGGCAAGGGAAGTATCGGAACCTGGGAGACACCATATGGCTGGTCAGCAGAATCAGCCACCCTAGAAATGATAGAACCTGAAAAGAAGATGCTTGCGGATTTCCAAGCAGAGCCTATCTCCTTGGTAGCACATTCCACATCGGTAGATGACATGTTCGAAGTAGTTTTTGTGGGAGAAGGGCTGGAAGACTCTGATTATGAGGGGAAAGATATCGAGGGCAAACTAGTGCTTACGACAAACAAGGCCTCACGTGTACACAGAATCGCGTGCATAGAAAGAAATGCGGCGGGAGTCCTAACCTTCGTTCCGCCTGAAGGCAAGAATGAGATAGCGAGTATGAGAAGATACGAAGCCGCATGGCCTGCTCCAGGGGAGGAAACCAAAACCAAGTTCGGCTTTGCACTGACGCAAGCTGATGGGCTGAAGATAAAGAGCATGCTCGAAGAGGGCAAAAGGGTTCAAGTGAAAGCTCATGTTGAGGCTCAGATTGAAGAGAGAAACCTCGAGATAGTTTCAGCGCTGCTAGAGGGCGAAGAGCCAAATCAGGAGGTATGGCTCATTTCACATCTTTGCCATCCCCATCCCGGAGCCAACGACAATGCTTCCGGAAGTGGCGCACTTCTTGAGGTGTTGAGAACCATCGAGCGGCTTATTGAAATCGAGGTTATCAAACAACCAAG is part of the Candidatus Thorarchaeota archaeon genome and harbors:
- a CDS encoding stage II sporulation protein M; translation: MVSITPLTILIEFIPALIVALFYLVFFRERRNRLIEAFVIMMAVKVFTFFLLNIWLAGTSGLPSYFTPAVNPGDLYWILITDFVFHFTYALQDFLTWIMVSFVAVIFGQLVLIAKLALQDPLKRKFSNLIKRLTGKEPETDEYSGLGDRLDHIHFEGVEPQPLDPEVQERAWRESWKDYLIIGLVTILPSIPVYMSGGIGPYVQGVLIFLTWIYRFGYPGSNRIAKGAGLRLGDRNLGDEMMQGVLGWFFRLNLLWSLFTIGLDVIRGIQTGTLGSLVGYYAIGLAFAFPPIVFVILIFPLAEDFSVLLYKRIFDSIRRFREKAQAFDWSDAVKNVISAVASGGLVTGAFVGAVMMVCLHFSFTQMGVFALLPRMVDSVVVTLLNNAPNNGVLIAPIIWTLMMLLIPFASMILLGVLGRYILRRTGYGKEGFAFFSALTVAFAVWFLLPGMDYLLLVGPTPARVASHVFFRLRPIISPPIQADYLLRVAYQFIVFVPIYIATVLFILYFFEFREKWQVSKGEKTGPLLSVHQKDVTDTVLMFFGGVFASLIGVYFIGAIMDPGLLEGYIITLFNEIGAADGLEAVLEAFVLSSSGSIFPIIAEHNVIRTLLMLLVGPVFWSAILWLVALQKESEQRKIGIASIVGIFAAAGLAYLWTFRDASLGLFQPNSWPWGFAAQLGLRAAIIYAVLLAIYLLAFLVRGFYGSEGSVWWVPLTATLIAMEYFVYDDQFVLIALIVLPLILTAGYMVATKNPGDPLLNYIRFSLMSLAISEVLSTALILGGLSAIYLNAPNGGLIIFLASILPHAIIEIPAFLLAAAISIRIARNLSPLVMQENWEEFPSKTRELLGDMRTWRSYVLIVFFLLLASVIEAYVTPIVVMMARTL
- a CDS encoding ferritin — protein: MEISQKLTDALNDQINYELYSGYIYLSMATYMEEQNLNGMANWLKVQAEEEYEHAMKFWNHVADRGGRVTLAAIEEPKTEWESPLEVFQDAYEHEMKVTKRIFDIGELADELGDRSVEPLLAWFYDEQVEEEEQTARIRDFLAMIGDSKNALFMLDQKLGARED
- a CDS encoding NAD+ synthase; translated protein: MKVPKGLLLSDFARAKNGITQFISEYIKEARLDGAVLGLSGGIDSALTAALACEALGPTFVHAVMMPVDAEKDQDNISDAKAVASDIGLKPRLFEIGPAVEFFKSKMSLDRLARANLTARLRMVALYAEANQKNLLVLGTGNKSEIMAGYFTKYGDGGADILPIGDLYKTNVFNLTEFLDLPEFLLTKPPSAGLWPEQTDEDELGVTFDVLDTVLYMLYEQYKDEQEIISYGVSEEDLNRVKQLVRQSEHKRASVPVKSIKRGK